A region from the Salidesulfovibrio onnuriiensis genome encodes:
- a CDS encoding HlyD family type I secretion periplasmic adaptor subunit, with protein sequence MKNKREKIDREALLYMSEVDQALYGTGRKVAYIMSTSVLLMFVGFLIWAKLAELEEVTRGFGRVIPSQRVQEIQNLEGGILSEIFVFEGQRVEKDDLICRLRNEQAASFYRDAKAKSRELRASISRLQAEVDGTIPVYADDLMGEAPQIVEDQMRIYRARKEQLKIELSLLQSEYEQKKQEVEEMEGRRKQLLKSLKVAERQRDITKPLVEKQIHSELDFLSLEQKVLELRGDVEALTLGIPRVKAAAEEEKSRIAQKQVEFRSEALKELNERRLELTSIKETLSAGSDRVTRTDVRSPVRGIVKHILINTLGGVVQPGQSIMEIVPLDSTLLVEAEIKPSDIAFVRPNQKVQVKITAYDFSIYGGLEGTVEHISADTITDEKGNNFYIIKVRTKENALSYHGEKLPIIPGMTAQVDVLTGKKSVLDYLLKPILKAKQNALRER encoded by the coding sequence ATGAAGAATAAAAGAGAAAAAATCGACAGGGAAGCGCTGCTGTACATGTCCGAGGTGGACCAGGCCCTCTACGGCACCGGCCGCAAGGTGGCCTACATCATGTCCACGTCCGTGCTGCTCATGTTCGTGGGCTTCCTGATCTGGGCCAAGCTGGCCGAGTTGGAGGAGGTCACCCGCGGGTTCGGCAGGGTCATTCCCTCCCAGCGCGTCCAGGAGATCCAGAACCTGGAGGGCGGCATCCTCAGCGAGATATTCGTGTTCGAGGGTCAGCGGGTGGAAAAGGACGACCTGATCTGCCGCCTGCGCAACGAGCAGGCGGCCAGTTTCTACCGCGACGCCAAGGCCAAGTCCCGGGAGCTCCGGGCGTCCATTTCCCGGCTGCAGGCCGAGGTGGACGGGACCATCCCGGTCTATGCCGACGACCTCATGGGCGAGGCCCCGCAGATTGTGGAAGACCAGATGCGCATCTACCGGGCCCGCAAGGAGCAGCTCAAGATCGAGCTGAGCCTGCTGCAGAGCGAGTACGAGCAGAAGAAGCAGGAAGTGGAGGAAATGGAAGGGCGGCGCAAGCAGCTGCTCAAGAGCCTCAAGGTGGCCGAGCGCCAGCGCGATATCACCAAGCCCCTGGTGGAGAAGCAGATCCATTCCGAGCTGGACTTCCTGTCCCTGGAGCAGAAGGTGCTGGAGCTGCGCGGCGACGTGGAGGCCCTGACCCTGGGCATCCCGCGCGTCAAGGCCGCGGCGGAAGAGGAGAAGAGCCGCATCGCCCAGAAACAGGTGGAATTCCGCAGCGAGGCGCTCAAGGAACTCAACGAGCGCAGGCTGGAGCTGACCTCCATCAAGGAGACCCTGAGCGCGGGCAGCGACCGGGTCACTCGTACGGACGTGCGTTCCCCTGTTCGGGGCATAGTCAAGCACATCCTCATCAACACCCTGGGCGGCGTGGTGCAGCCGGGCCAGTCCATCATGGAGATCGTGCCCCTGGACAGCACCCTGCTGGTGGAGGCCGAGATCAAGCCTTCGGACATCGCCTTCGTGCGCCCCAACCAGAAGGTCCAGGTCAAGATCACCGCCTATGACTTTTCCATCTACGGCGGGCTGGAAGGTACGGTGGAGCACATCAGCGCCGATACCATCACCGACGAGAAGGGCAACAACTTCTACATCATCAAGGTGCGCACCAAGGAGAACGCCCTCAGCTACCACGGCGAGAAGCTGCCCATCATTCCGGGCATGACCGCCCAGGTGGATGTGCTCACGGGCAAGAAGTCGGTGCTCGACTATCTGCTCAAGCCCATTCTCAAGGCCAAGCAGAACGCGCTGCGAGAGCGCTAG
- a CDS encoding type I secretion system permease/ATPase, with protein sequence MSPDSKTAGAAPGPEESRTEATGQAPQPQPRPSAKAEAQNDERLSPKDIDFQPPLVICLSIISRLLGRPVSSATLKAGIPQQEKVITAAAIVRAAEQIGIAAKTVHRPEVTSITKLVMPCILLLRGGNACVLLDFDGINARVLLPGHGMNEVDIPLVKLEEEYTGYAIFCRRQTQLDKRVKDLKLVRTKRWFWDVLLRFWPVYRHVIAASVMTNLIIIASPLFVMNVYDRVIPNSAFDTLWALAIGIAIAYLFDFLLKNLRSYFVDVAGRNADVLIGSRIMQHLMSARLDHMPESAGAVANNVREFESLREFFSSGSLVALIDLPFLFLFIWVIYYVGGLMVLPVLVAVPVVILVGFFLQMPFQHVVETHYKESTQKHALLFEIVQGLETIKTSMAEGRMQARWENVVGMSAMSSSRAKVLANISVTFSVYVTQMVSVAIVIIGVYLISEGELSVGGLIACNILAGRAMAPLSAVAGLLSRFQQSRMALNALNMLMEMPSERPEDKDTFHYGDIESSLTLEDVSFSYPGTDKAVLSDINLVVRPGEKVGIVGRTGAGKSTLGKLCVGLYQPVKGAVKLGNIDLRQLDVANLRRKVGYVSQDPLLFYGTLKDNIAFGLPEADDLTIKNAAEVAGVDEFVKDHPAGYGMKVGERGSSLSGGQRQAVSIARALLTDPEVLIMDEPTSNMDNQSEYRFLQKLEQAIKDKTVIFITHRHSMLDLVDRLVIMDKGRIVVDGPKKAVLEGLKSGKIKVSM encoded by the coding sequence ATGTCCCCAGACAGCAAGACAGCAGGCGCAGCCCCCGGCCCGGAGGAATCCCGGACCGAGGCGACCGGGCAGGCCCCCCAGCCGCAGCCGAGGCCGAGCGCCAAGGCAGAGGCGCAGAACGACGAGCGGCTCTCGCCCAAGGATATCGATTTCCAGCCGCCGCTGGTCATCTGCCTTTCCATCATCAGCCGCCTGCTGGGCAGGCCGGTTTCCTCGGCCACCCTCAAGGCGGGCATTCCCCAGCAGGAAAAGGTCATCACCGCCGCCGCCATCGTGCGCGCCGCCGAGCAGATCGGCATTGCGGCCAAGACCGTGCACCGGCCCGAGGTGACCAGCATCACCAAGCTGGTCATGCCCTGCATCCTGCTGCTGCGCGGCGGCAACGCCTGCGTGCTGCTGGATTTCGACGGCATCAACGCCCGGGTCCTGCTGCCCGGCCACGGCATGAACGAGGTGGACATCCCCCTGGTCAAGCTGGAGGAGGAATACACGGGCTACGCCATCTTCTGCCGCCGCCAGACCCAGCTGGACAAGCGGGTCAAGGACCTCAAGCTGGTGCGCACCAAACGCTGGTTCTGGGACGTGCTTTTGCGCTTCTGGCCCGTGTACCGGCACGTCATCGCGGCCAGCGTCATGACCAACCTGATCATCATCGCCTCGCCGCTCTTCGTCATGAACGTCTACGACCGGGTCATCCCCAACAGCGCCTTTGACACGCTCTGGGCCCTGGCCATCGGCATAGCGATCGCCTACCTGTTCGACTTTCTGCTCAAGAACCTGCGCAGCTACTTCGTGGACGTGGCAGGGCGCAACGCGGACGTGCTCATCGGCAGCCGCATCATGCAGCACCTCATGTCCGCGCGGCTGGACCACATGCCCGAGTCGGCGGGGGCCGTGGCCAACAACGTGCGCGAGTTCGAGTCCCTGCGCGAATTCTTCAGTTCCGGCTCCCTGGTGGCCCTCATCGACCTGCCGTTCCTGTTCCTGTTCATCTGGGTCATCTACTACGTGGGTGGGCTCATGGTTTTGCCGGTGCTTGTCGCCGTGCCCGTGGTCATCCTGGTGGGCTTTTTTCTCCAGATGCCGTTCCAGCACGTGGTGGAGACCCACTACAAGGAGAGCACCCAGAAGCATGCGCTGCTCTTCGAGATCGTGCAGGGCCTGGAAACCATCAAGACCAGCATGGCCGAAGGCCGCATGCAGGCCCGGTGGGAAAACGTGGTGGGCATGTCGGCCATGTCCAGCAGCCGGGCCAAGGTGCTGGCCAACATCTCGGTGACCTTCTCGGTCTACGTGACCCAGATGGTCAGCGTGGCCATCGTCATTATCGGGGTCTATCTCATTTCCGAGGGCGAGCTTTCCGTGGGCGGGCTCATCGCCTGCAACATCCTGGCGGGCAGGGCCATGGCCCCGCTCAGCGCCGTGGCCGGGCTGCTCTCCCGGTTCCAGCAGTCGCGCATGGCGCTCAACGCCTTGAACATGCTCATGGAAATGCCCAGCGAGCGCCCCGAGGACAAGGACACCTTCCACTACGGCGACATCGAAAGCTCCCTGACCCTGGAGGATGTCTCCTTCAGCTACCCGGGAACGGACAAGGCCGTGCTCAGCGACATCAACCTGGTGGTCCGGCCCGGGGAAAAGGTGGGCATCGTGGGCCGCACGGGCGCGGGCAAGTCCACCCTGGGCAAGCTTTGCGTGGGCCTGTACCAGCCGGTCAAGGGCGCGGTGAAGCTGGGCAACATCGACCTGCGCCAGCTCGACGTGGCCAACCTGCGCCGCAAGGTGGGGTATGTTTCCCAGGACCCGCTGCTTTTCTACGGCACCCTCAAGGACAACATCGCCTTTGGCCTGCCCGAGGCCGACGACCTGACCATCAAGAACGCGGCCGAGGTCGCGGGGGTGGACGAGTTCGTCAAGGACCACCCGGCCGGGTACGGCATGAAGGTGGGCGAGCGCGGCTCCTCCCTTTCCGGGGGCCAGCGCCAGGCCGTGTCCATTGCCCGGGCGCTTCTGACCGACCCGGAAGTGCTGATCATGGACGAGCCCACCAGCAACATGGACAACCAGTCCGAGTATCGCTTCCTGCAGAAGCTGGAGCAGGCCATCAAGGACAAGACGGTCATCTTCATCACCCACCGCCATTCCATGCTCGACCTGGTGGATCGGCTGGTGATCATGGACAAGGGCCGCATCGTGGTGGACGGACCCAAGAAGGCGGTGCTCGAAGGGCTCAAGTCCGGCAAGATCAAGGTTTCCATGTGA
- a CDS encoding FAD-dependent oxidoreductase, with the protein MLISSILVLFLLGLTAAAVLAAASKVLHVKEDPRIAQVENCFPGANCGGCGYPGCSAAAAAIVKGEAAPEICVAGGPEIAANIAKVMGVEVSFKEPKVAHNICTGGFRANLLFDYEGVEDCRAEALLYGGAKSCGLGCIGLGSCVKVCGFDAIRLNEHGLPVVDMNACRSCGKCAEVCPTGAIRISGLTMDLLHLNKVDDCLAPCMQKCPAQIDVRTYIQQMKQGDMRGALLTMKERNPLPLAVGRVCPAPCETICRRNIADEGVAIHTLHRFVADWEMNSGSRVRLDCNPRSGHKVAIIGGGPAGLSAAYFLRRIGHEPTIFEKRDKLGGMMKGVIPEYRLPSKVVDWEVQSILDLGVDVAFGKEFGRDITLETLERDGFEAVLMATGAWKVPGLGIENDNARGVMDSISFLADVNESIRDLTGRKVVVVGDSNTAMDVARSAGRLGAEVTALIGCIQRKMSANKNEVKRAAELGTDLRFMTAPVRIMAEDGVVTGVQFHELEYDDPKKATGGPNPVEGTEAILAADMVVVATDRLVDTEALNDAEGKPLFDLDKKTGGIKGGKTTLRTSRPNVFVAGEANSGRNILIQAVADGRRAARAIHHFVTEGEIPEPRNPQLRVIPESILKNMEITYTIPRIKVPEISIDERRHTFKEEVKSFVEYAAARKEGSRCLRCGLTCYDSEAGAEYSGDQDVKRFDEAGKE; encoded by the coding sequence ATGCTTATTTCATCCATATTGGTCCTCTTTCTTCTCGGCCTAACCGCCGCCGCCGTCCTTGCCGCCGCCTCCAAGGTGCTGCACGTCAAGGAAGACCCGCGCATCGCGCAGGTGGAAAACTGCTTCCCCGGCGCCAACTGCGGCGGGTGCGGCTATCCTGGCTGCTCGGCGGCCGCCGCAGCCATCGTCAAGGGCGAGGCCGCCCCGGAAATCTGCGTTGCGGGCGGACCCGAGATCGCCGCGAACATCGCCAAGGTCATGGGCGTCGAGGTTTCCTTCAAGGAACCCAAGGTGGCCCACAACATCTGCACCGGCGGCTTCCGCGCCAACCTGCTTTTCGACTATGAAGGGGTGGAGGACTGCCGCGCCGAGGCGCTGCTTTACGGCGGAGCCAAGTCCTGCGGCCTGGGCTGCATCGGCCTGGGTTCCTGCGTCAAGGTCTGCGGTTTTGATGCCATCCGTCTCAACGAACACGGCCTGCCCGTGGTGGACATGAACGCCTGCCGCTCCTGCGGCAAGTGCGCCGAGGTCTGCCCCACCGGAGCAATCCGCATCTCGGGCCTGACCATGGACCTGCTGCACCTGAACAAGGTGGACGACTGCCTGGCCCCGTGCATGCAGAAGTGCCCGGCCCAGATCGACGTCCGCACCTACATCCAGCAGATGAAGCAGGGCGACATGCGCGGCGCGCTCCTGACCATGAAGGAACGCAACCCGCTGCCCCTGGCCGTCGGCCGCGTGTGCCCGGCCCCCTGCGAAACCATCTGCCGCCGCAACATCGCGGACGAGGGCGTGGCCATCCACACCCTGCACCGCTTTGTGGCCGACTGGGAAATGAACTCCGGCTCCCGCGTGCGCCTGGACTGCAACCCGCGCTCCGGCCACAAGGTTGCCATCATCGGCGGCGGCCCTGCCGGGCTGAGCGCCGCATACTTCCTGCGCCGCATCGGGCACGAGCCCACCATTTTCGAAAAGCGCGACAAGCTGGGCGGTATGATGAAGGGCGTCATCCCCGAGTACCGCCTGCCCTCCAAGGTCGTGGACTGGGAAGTCCAGTCCATCCTGGACCTGGGCGTGGACGTGGCGTTCGGCAAGGAATTCGGCCGCGACATCACCCTGGAAACCCTGGAACGGGACGGCTTCGAGGCCGTGCTCATGGCCACCGGCGCCTGGAAGGTCCCTGGCCTGGGCATCGAGAACGACAATGCCCGGGGCGTCATGGATTCCATCTCCTTCCTGGCCGACGTGAACGAGTCCATCCGGGACCTCACCGGCAGGAAGGTCGTGGTTGTGGGCGATTCCAACACGGCCATGGACGTGGCCCGCAGCGCCGGACGCCTGGGCGCGGAAGTGACCGCGCTCATCGGCTGCATCCAGCGCAAGATGTCCGCCAACAAGAACGAAGTGAAGCGCGCCGCCGAGCTGGGCACGGATCTCAGGTTCATGACCGCGCCGGTGCGCATCATGGCCGAGGACGGCGTCGTCACCGGCGTCCAGTTCCATGAGCTGGAATACGACGATCCCAAGAAGGCCACGGGCGGCCCCAACCCGGTGGAAGGCACCGAGGCCATCCTGGCGGCCGACATGGTCGTGGTGGCCACGGACCGCCTGGTGGATACCGAGGCCCTCAATGACGCCGAGGGCAAGCCGCTCTTCGACCTGGACAAGAAGACCGGGGGCATCAAGGGCGGCAAGACCACCCTGCGGACCAGCAGGCCCAACGTCTTCGTTGCCGGCGAGGCCAACTCCGGCCGCAACATCCTGATCCAGGCCGTTGCCGACGGACGTCGCGCCGCCCGCGCCATCCATCACTTCGTCACCGAGGGCGAGATCCCGGAACCCAGGAACCCGCAGCTGCGCGTCATTCCGGAGTCCATCCTCAAGAACATGGAAATCACCTACACGATCCCGCGCATCAAGGTGCCCGAGATCTCCATCGATGAGCGCCGCCACACCTTCAAGGAAGAGGTCAAGAGCTTCGTGGAATACGCCGCCGCCCGCAAGGAAGGCAGCCGTTGTCTGCGCTGCGGCCTGACCTGCTACGACTCCGAGGCCGGCGCAGAATACTCCGGCGACCAGGACGTGAAGCGCTTCGACGAAGCGGGCAAGGAGTAA
- a CDS encoding electron transport complex protein RnfA: protein MEYFLLFISAIFINNIVLVQYLGACPFMGTSKSTDVALGMGGAVIFVILMATAITWPLHQYVLIPHGIEYLQTIAFILVIASLVQFVEMFLKKMVPPLYKSLGLFLPLITTNCAVMGVAIMVQRNGYSFMKSLMYGLASGIGFLIALVIISAIRERLDIAPVPAVFRGVPIALVTAGIMSLIFFAFKGMAA, encoded by the coding sequence ATGGAATACTTCCTTCTTTTCATCTCCGCCATCTTCATAAACAACATCGTCCTGGTCCAGTACCTGGGGGCCTGCCCGTTCATGGGCACCTCCAAGTCCACGGACGTGGCCCTGGGCATGGGCGGCGCGGTCATCTTCGTCATCCTCATGGCCACGGCCATCACCTGGCCCCTGCACCAGTACGTGCTCATCCCGCACGGCATCGAGTACCTGCAGACCATTGCCTTCATCCTGGTCATCGCATCCCTGGTGCAGTTCGTTGAGATGTTCCTCAAGAAGATGGTGCCGCCTCTGTACAAGTCCCTGGGCCTGTTCCTGCCGCTGATCACCACCAACTGTGCGGTGATGGGCGTGGCCATCATGGTCCAGCGCAACGGCTATTCCTTCATGAAGTCCCTGATGTACGGCCTGGCCTCGGGCATCGGTTTTCTCATCGCCCTGGTCATCATTTCGGCCATCCGTGAGCGGCTGGATATTGCTCCGGTCCCGGCGGTCTTCCGAGGCGTTCCCATCGCCCTGGTCACCGCAGGCATCATGTCCCTGATATTCTTCGCATTCAAGGGCATGGCCGCGTAA
- the rsxE gene encoding electron transport complex subunit RsxE, whose amino-acid sequence MNRLIKEFVKGLWAELPPFRVLLGLCPTLAVTSTAENGLGMGAAVIFVLTMSNLIISLLRKIIPAKVRIACFIVITASLVVSVELLMQAYAYPLYQKLGIFVPLIVVNCLILGRAEAFASKNEVLPSIADALGMGIGFAASLTFLGAIREVLGNGTVFGIQVMWPSFEPASVMVMAPGAFLGLGFILAGMNAFNRYQSRKKGESAPISQNSSCASCGACNAGK is encoded by the coding sequence ATGAACCGTCTTATCAAGGAATTCGTCAAGGGCCTGTGGGCCGAACTTCCCCCGTTCCGGGTGCTTCTCGGTCTCTGCCCGACCCTGGCCGTCACCTCCACCGCGGAGAACGGTCTGGGCATGGGCGCAGCGGTCATCTTCGTTCTGACCATGTCCAACCTGATTATCTCCCTGCTGCGCAAGATCATCCCGGCCAAGGTGCGCATCGCCTGCTTCATCGTCATCACCGCCTCCCTGGTGGTTTCGGTGGAACTGTTGATGCAGGCCTACGCCTACCCGCTGTACCAGAAGCTGGGCATCTTCGTGCCGCTCATCGTGGTCAACTGCCTGATCCTGGGCCGCGCCGAGGCCTTCGCCTCCAAGAACGAGGTCCTGCCATCCATTGCCGACGCACTGGGCATGGGCATCGGGTTTGCCGCGTCCCTGACCTTCCTGGGCGCCATCCGCGAGGTGCTGGGCAACGGCACCGTGTTCGGCATCCAGGTCATGTGGCCCTCCTTTGAACCGGCCTCGGTCATGGTCATGGCTCCGGGCGCGTTCCTGGGCCTGGGCTTCATCCTGGCGGGCATGAACGCCTTCAACCGCTACCAGAGCCGGAAGAAGGGCGAGAGCGCACCCATTTCCCAGAACTCCTCCTGCGCGTCCTGCGGCGCGTGCAACGCAGGTAAATAA
- the rnfG gene encoding RnfABCDGE type electron transport complex subunit G, which produces MREILHMLLVLSLICAGSGALLVNLKQATRGQIEQQVLTYVQGPALLSVLKDRDNDPIAERVKMGEVNVFPAMKDGKLVGVAFEVFAPGYSGDIGVMVGFDVEKDEILGIGITTQTETPGLGTRIMEPSFTSKFQGHDLDSMQISSKGGDIDGIAGATFSSVGTVDAVRKAIEIYQDLKPQIAKTWQAS; this is translated from the coding sequence ATGCGTGAAATACTTCATATGCTCCTGGTCCTGTCCCTCATCTGTGCGGGCTCCGGCGCGCTGCTGGTGAACCTGAAGCAGGCCACCAGGGGCCAGATCGAACAGCAGGTCCTGACCTACGTGCAGGGCCCGGCCCTCCTTTCGGTTCTCAAGGACCGCGACAACGATCCCATCGCCGAGCGCGTCAAGATGGGCGAGGTGAACGTGTTCCCGGCCATGAAGGACGGCAAGCTCGTGGGCGTGGCCTTCGAAGTCTTTGCACCTGGCTATTCCGGCGACATCGGCGTCATGGTCGGCTTTGACGTGGAAAAGGACGAGATCCTGGGCATCGGCATCACCACCCAGACCGAAACCCCGGGGCTCGGAACCCGCATCATGGAGCCGTCCTTCACCTCCAAGTTCCAGGGCCACGACCTGGACAGCATGCAGATTTCCTCCAAGGGCGGGGACATCGACGGCATTGCCGGAGCCACCTTCTCCTCGGTGGGCACCGTGGACGCCGTGCGCAAGGCCATTGAGATCTACCAAGACCTGAAGCCCCAGATCGCCAAGACCTGGCAGGCATCCTAG
- a CDS encoding RnfABCDGE type electron transport complex subunit D, translated as MTPPIIKAMSDIAVRLTVSPAPHWRSGRTVHKMMQAHTLALVPAALMSVSMFGLASAAVIGLAGAVAVLTEVLCLRLQEREVDVDNFSALYAGILFAFLLPATAPWWLVIAGAAMTIVLGRTVFGGFGSNPICAPLVAWALCRVSWPAAMDIDMSLAGFTLNEPLYQLKHFGLGSLAQFDYKDLFLGRQLGGLGASQVAGLLAGGVFLLASKWIRWYIPVFFLAGVAGAASIFWLIDPTVHAEPLFHLLTGSTIFGAFFLATDTSSSPVGKLPQILFGLVAGSMVMVVRVYGVYPDGVPFAIMVASLLSPLLDRVRPKPFGGR; from the coding sequence ATGACTCCTCCTATTATAAAAGCAATGTCCGACATCGCCGTGCGGCTGACGGTTTCGCCCGCGCCCCACTGGCGCAGCGGCCGGACCGTGCACAAGATGATGCAGGCCCACACGCTGGCCCTGGTCCCGGCGGCCCTCATGTCCGTGTCCATGTTCGGGCTGGCCTCCGCGGCCGTCATCGGCCTGGCCGGAGCCGTGGCCGTGCTCACCGAGGTCCTGTGCCTTCGGCTCCAGGAACGCGAAGTGGACGTGGACAACTTCTCGGCCCTGTATGCGGGCATCCTGTTCGCCTTCCTGCTGCCCGCCACCGCTCCCTGGTGGCTGGTCATCGCGGGCGCGGCCATGACCATCGTGCTCGGCCGCACCGTGTTCGGCGGCTTCGGCAGCAACCCCATCTGTGCGCCGCTGGTTGCCTGGGCCCTGTGCCGGGTTTCCTGGCCCGCGGCCATGGACATCGACATGAGCCTGGCCGGTTTCACCCTCAACGAGCCCCTGTACCAGCTTAAGCATTTCGGCCTCGGAAGCCTGGCCCAGTTCGACTACAAGGACCTGTTCCTCGGCCGCCAGCTCGGCGGTCTGGGAGCCTCCCAGGTTGCCGGCCTGCTGGCCGGCGGCGTCTTCCTGCTGGCCTCCAAGTGGATCCGCTGGTACATCCCGGTGTTCTTCCTGGCGGGCGTGGCGGGCGCAGCCTCCATCTTCTGGCTGATCGACCCGACGGTCCATGCCGAGCCGCTCTTTCACCTGCTGACCGGAAGCACGATCTTCGGTGCGTTCTTCCTGGCCACGGACACCTCCTCCAGCCCGGTGGGCAAGCTGCCCCAGATTCTGTTCGGGCTCGTGGCCGGATCCATGGTCATGGTCGTTCGCGTCTACGGCGTGTACCCCGACGGCGTTCCCTTCGCCATCATGGTGGCCAGCCTGCTCAGCCCGCTGCTGGACAGGGTGCGCCCCAAACCCTTCGGAGGCAGGTAA
- a CDS encoding 4Fe-4S dicluster domain-containing protein yields the protein MLKIHYSLESDLQSGITDIAAPDELSVQVRNLVLKTAKRKQVKAGEIIAEHPSKFGGAYHAAGSGTVSNVDYHHLTIKCDGNDDKVEPVDVSALAPGRELLRTLQELGMDIAALSAPAEVLVVNGLNPEPGITVAEQLLKDEKETLEAGLALARKLIMPNRVVLAQAEGAAFSLFGAHIERIKPKYPNSLDALVVRKVTGKEFPEGVKVLSVMALYDLGRVALTGLPVTDTVMTIEGKNYRVPLGTTIRHLLASLGMEVRSGDTVVLGGSFRGEAVYSLDEGVKKGDYGLFAIGSDAFPPVQDATCINCGECVLNCPGRIMPNLISRYAEYERFEMAEKYGLNSCFECGLCAFSCTARRPLLQYIRFAKAQLKASRQSETSKA from the coding sequence ATGCTGAAGATACATTATTCCCTTGAATCCGATCTGCAGAGCGGCATCACCGACATCGCCGCTCCGGACGAGCTGAGCGTCCAGGTGCGCAACCTGGTGCTCAAGACCGCCAAGCGCAAGCAGGTGAAAGCCGGCGAGATCATCGCCGAGCACCCCTCCAAGTTTGGCGGCGCTTACCATGCAGCTGGCTCCGGTACGGTCAGCAACGTGGATTACCACCACCTGACCATCAAATGCGACGGCAATGATGACAAGGTCGAACCGGTTGACGTGTCCGCCCTGGCCCCTGGCCGGGAACTCCTGCGCACCCTGCAGGAACTGGGCATGGACATTGCGGCCCTGTCCGCCCCGGCAGAGGTGCTGGTCGTTAACGGCCTCAACCCAGAGCCGGGCATCACCGTTGCGGAGCAGCTGCTGAAGGACGAGAAAGAAACGCTCGAAGCGGGCCTTGCCCTGGCGCGCAAGCTGATCATGCCCAACAGGGTCGTGCTGGCCCAGGCCGAAGGCGCCGCCTTCAGCCTGTTCGGCGCGCATATCGAGCGCATCAAGCCCAAATATCCCAATTCCCTGGATGCCCTGGTGGTCCGCAAGGTTACCGGCAAGGAATTCCCCGAAGGCGTCAAGGTGCTGAGCGTCATGGCGCTCTACGACCTGGGCCGTGTGGCCCTCACCGGCCTGCCCGTCACCGACACGGTCATGACCATCGAGGGCAAGAACTACCGCGTTCCCCTGGGAACCACCATCCGCCACCTCCTGGCCTCCCTGGGCATGGAAGTCCGGTCCGGCGATACCGTGGTCCTGGGCGGCTCCTTCCGGGGCGAGGCGGTCTACAGCCTGGATGAGGGCGTGAAAAAGGGCGACTACGGCCTGTTCGCCATCGGCAGCGACGCATTCCCCCCGGTGCAGGACGCCACCTGCATCAACTGCGGCGAATGCGTGCTCAACTGCCCGGGCCGGATCATGCCCAACCTGATCAGCCGCTATGCCGAGTACGAACGGTTTGAAATGGCCGAGAAATACGGCCTGAACAGCTGTTTTGAATGTGGTCTGTGCGCCTTTTCCTGCACCGCGAGGAGGCCGCTGCTCCAGTACATCCGGTTTGCCAAGGCCCAGCTCAAGGCTTCCCGCCAGAGCGAAACGTCCAAGGCATAG
- a CDS encoding cytochrome c3 family protein, which produces MKSRYIPITIIVAAFCMAAAAGYVLFPGEAQDVPARVVMENAGGRVLFTHKAHAEEYGFECTDCHHDDLERDTFLSCGSCHPKAFDETFRAEHPKAFPDKEACLRCHDEAPEGPLAEEDRPSTEDIPLRLDAFHGQCMSCHEENGGPTEDDSCYECHAR; this is translated from the coding sequence TTGAAGAGCAGATATATTCCCATAACCATCATCGTGGCAGCTTTCTGTATGGCCGCCGCCGCGGGATACGTGCTGTTTCCGGGAGAGGCACAGGACGTACCCGCGCGCGTGGTCATGGAAAACGCCGGCGGCAGGGTTCTGTTCACCCACAAGGCCCATGCCGAGGAATACGGGTTCGAATGTACGGACTGTCACCACGATGATCTCGAAAGGGACACCTTCCTTTCCTGTGGCTCCTGCCACCCCAAGGCATTTGACGAGACCTTCCGGGCCGAGCACCCGAAGGCCTTCCCCGACAAAGAAGCCTGCCTGCGCTGCCATGACGAGGCCCCCGAGGGCCCGCTGGCGGAAGAGGACAGGCCGTCCACCGAGGACATCCCCCTGCGACTCGACGCCTTCCACGGCCAGTGCATGAGCTGCCACGAGGAGAACGGCGGGCCCACCGAGGATGACTCCTGTTACGAATGCCACGCGAGGTAA